In Ictalurus furcatus strain D&B chromosome 20, Billie_1.0, whole genome shotgun sequence, the DNA window agaacaaTGTAGTGGTGGTGAAGGGCAagctgaagctgttctctgTATCTGGCCTGGTTGCAGCACTCGGATTGTTTGTCTTAATGGTGGGAATATCAATGGCTGTCCTGGGATACTGGCCCAAAGAGACCCCGGCTTATCCAAAAGTCTTTCCAAGAGAGAAGCAGCCCATGAAACAGGCAACTGATTCCAAAAAAACCCTTCGGCCGCCATCGAACTTCACGAGCAATACCAAGCTCCGGATGAAGCTGCACTGGAATAGCAGTGATGGTATGATTAATGCTACCAAGCCTAATTTCCGGCCTGTTGGATTTTTTAAAGGCCTGTTCTCCACTTATCTGTACTCCGACAACCTCAAAGTGTTTGGACCACTGGTCATGGGTATTGGTATCTTCCTTTTTATTTGCGCCAATGCCGTGCTCCATGAGAACCGTGACAAAAAGACCAAAATCATTGACCTGAGGGACATTTACTCTACGGTTATAGACATCCACAGCTTGCGCTCCAAAGGCCATGCCCCTCTTAACGGGCTGTTAGGCTGCACGCAGTCCAAGGAAGGAGATCTTACATTGGCCACAAATAAGACAGCCATGCCTTCAAGAGGCTCCTGGCCTTCTACTGTCTCGTGTAAAGAAAAGGATTACAGGACATCGTCATTCACCAGAAAGTTTAGCTGGTCTAGAGAAAGACAGTCGCTTACTGAGACAATCTACACCATTTACAGAGATCAGAACAGGCTTAAAGAGCCAACACCTGCTCCCAAGGAGTGGGAGACACGCTCTATAGTCACCTCATCAGTTAATGCTTTCACGTTACCTGTAATTAAACTCAACAACCATGAAATGGAGGCAAGAGAAGAGCGGGAGGGAGAGCGTGCTACACCGTGCAATCTGACAGAGAACCGGCAGCCAGAGTGCCAGGGCTCCACATACTCTGAAGAACTTCTCAGCTCTGCCATACAAACCAAAGCTGAGGTATTGAGGGCAGGTTTGTCGGTATCTCGGGATTCCAAGCTCTCAGGTGATGTATCCAGTGTATGTCAGCAACAGCTACAGCTGCCCAGTTCTGGGTTCAGGATCTTGGGCTCCCACCTGTCCCTGAATGCCCTTTCTGACCTGGGCACTGGACGGCACGAAGAAAGGTCACGCAGATTCAGCTGCCCGAGGCTGGACCGCTTGGGCAGTAAGGGCTATATAAAACTGGCAGCACTAGGAGGAGACTCATTTGAAGCCCCAGATGGG includes these proteins:
- the LOC128624486 gene encoding transmembrane protein 200C-like; the encoded protein is MIATGGLLRISRRQDSLRTKNRAENKRRRKARKKMKNNVVVVKGKLKLFSVSGLVAALGLFVLMVGISMAVLGYWPKETPAYPKVFPREKQPMKQATDSKKTLRPPSNFTSNTKLRMKLHWNSSDGMINATKPNFRPVGFFKGLFSTYLYSDNLKVFGPLVMGIGIFLFICANAVLHENRDKKTKIIDLRDIYSTVIDIHSLRSKGHAPLNGLLGCTQSKEGDLTLATNKTAMPSRGSWPSTVSCKEKDYRTSSFTRKFSWSRERQSLTETIYTIYRDQNRLKEPTPAPKEWETRSIVTSSVNAFTLPVIKLNNHEMEAREEREGERATPCNLTENRQPECQGSTYSEELLSSAIQTKAEVLRAGLSVSRDSKLSGDVSSVCQQQLQLPSSGFRILGSHLSLNALSDLGTGRHEERSRRFSCPRLDRLGSKGYIKLAALGGDSFEAPDGAPETGVEGPEQTGTQSYVMNAHIFPNSSLTQLHTEPTMSNSHTADVDVDPKANLQQGEQV